In Sporomusaceae bacterium FL31, the following are encoded in one genomic region:
- the exbB_1 gene encoding biopolymer transport protein ExbB, which translates to MLPLIICSIVALTIIVERLYFFKKIAASDRAEHILRLVEKGQVEEAARLSKATAAPLLRVLSAGTEHTGNPAKAMEAAAIAEITVMKRGLPALDTIITLSPLLGLLGTIIGMISSFQVMTAGLTGQPHAITGGVAEALIATATGITVAVGSLIPYNYFSARVEKETEVIEYYATRLEMMLGAQPYRSDNHEDIKKYA; encoded by the coding sequence ATGCTGCCTCTGATTATTTGTTCGATTGTGGCTCTCACTATTATTGTGGAGCGATTATATTTTTTTAAGAAAATTGCCGCCTCTGATCGTGCTGAGCATATCCTGAGGCTGGTAGAAAAAGGGCAGGTGGAGGAAGCGGCCCGTCTGAGCAAAGCAACCGCAGCACCGCTGCTAAGAGTATTAAGCGCCGGTACTGAACATACAGGTAATCCTGCTAAAGCCATGGAAGCTGCGGCCATTGCCGAAATAACCGTTATGAAACGCGGATTACCGGCATTGGATACCATTATTACTCTGTCGCCGCTCTTAGGACTATTAGGTACCATTATTGGCATGATCAGCTCGTTTCAAGTTATGACAGCAGGTTTAACAGGCCAGCCCCATGCGATCACTGGTGGAGTGGCGGAAGCTCTGATTGCCACAGCGACAGGCATTACTGTTGCTGTGGGCAGTCTTATTCCTTATAATTATTTTTCGGCCCGTGTCGAAAAAGAGACAGAAGTCATTGAATACTACGCAACCCGGCTGGAAATGATGCTAGGAGCACAACCGTACAGGAGCGATAATCATGAAGATATCAAGAAATACGCCTAA
- the exbD_1 gene encoding biopolymer transport protein ExbD — translation MKISRNTPKKVRIEIIPMIDTMFFLLVFFMIATLSMASQSSLPVNLPHANGAQNDKQQVYTLTLTKDNQLFCDKEPVASPEEAAQRLAQRSKDQQMSVIINADRSVEHGRVVELMDAIRQLGITRFAVAVNPS, via the coding sequence ATGAAGATATCAAGAAATACGCCTAAGAAGGTCCGAATTGAGATTATCCCCATGATTGATACCATGTTTTTTCTCTTAGTGTTCTTTATGATTGCTACTTTATCCATGGCCAGTCAAAGTAGTTTACCAGTCAATTTGCCCCACGCAAACGGTGCCCAGAATGACAAACAACAGGTATATACCTTAACGTTAACCAAAGATAATCAACTGTTTTGTGATAAAGAACCAGTTGCATCACCGGAAGAAGCTGCACAGCGGCTTGCGCAGCGAAGCAAAGATCAGCAAATGTCAGTGATTATCAACGCCGACCGCAGTGTGGAGCATGGACGTGTGGTTGAATTGATGGATGCTATTCGACAGCTAGGTATTACAAGATTTGCTGTAGCTGTGAACCCTTCTTAA
- a CDS encoding nitrogenase protein alpha chain, with the protein MKINLETSVVESREQRLGTIIAWDGKASELSQQSAYARAGCGSECNDKARRLCELQGPFTQGSVCSEQMVECQAGHVRDAVLIQHSPIGCGAGQVIYNSIYRNGLALRNLPVENLHMINTNLKEEDMIFGGIAKLEQSIRDAWERHQPKAIFIATSCATGIIGDDVDSVASQLTTELQIPVIPLHCEGFKSKHWSTGFDATQHGILRQIVGRQPKKQEDLVNVINLWGTDVFTPMLAELGLRVNYVVDLATVEDLEQLSSAAATVGFCYTLSSYMGAALEQEFGVPEIKAPQPYGFAGTDAWLRELARVTGREEQAEKYIAKEHARIAPRLQELRKLLQGKKGYVATGSAYAHGLIAVLRELGIEVNGSLVFHHDPVYDSQDTRQDSLAYLVDNYGDVPSFSVSNRQQYQFYGLLQRVQPDFILIRHNGLAPLASRLGIPAAPLGDEHHALGYQGIINLGESILDILAHKKFHQNLAAHVKLPYKKEWLELKDPFALARKPAQFTQEERAYV; encoded by the coding sequence ATGAAGATCAACCTTGAAACCTCAGTGGTAGAAAGCCGGGAACAACGTCTGGGAACGATTATTGCATGGGATGGCAAGGCTTCCGAACTTTCACAGCAGTCGGCTTACGCTCGGGCTGGTTGTGGCTCTGAATGCAACGATAAGGCCCGGCGGTTATGTGAACTTCAGGGACCTTTTACGCAAGGGTCTGTATGCAGCGAACAAATGGTGGAATGTCAGGCCGGTCATGTGCGCGATGCTGTATTAATCCAGCATTCGCCGATTGGCTGCGGAGCTGGTCAGGTAATCTATAACTCCATATACCGTAATGGATTGGCTTTGCGTAATTTGCCTGTTGAAAATTTGCATATGATTAACACCAACCTGAAGGAAGAAGATATGATCTTCGGGGGCATAGCTAAACTTGAACAGTCCATAAGAGATGCCTGGGAACGTCATCAGCCTAAAGCCATTTTCATTGCAACTTCCTGTGCAACCGGGATCATTGGCGATGATGTTGATAGCGTAGCAAGCCAATTGACAACAGAATTGCAGATTCCCGTTATTCCTTTGCATTGTGAAGGGTTTAAGTCCAAGCATTGGAGTACCGGCTTTGATGCAACGCAGCATGGAATATTACGGCAAATTGTTGGCAGGCAGCCCAAGAAACAAGAAGATCTGGTCAATGTAATTAATCTATGGGGTACTGATGTGTTTACACCAATGCTGGCCGAGCTGGGATTGAGGGTCAATTATGTGGTTGATTTAGCAACCGTGGAAGATTTGGAACAACTTTCATCAGCTGCTGCTACAGTCGGTTTTTGCTATACCCTGTCATCTTATATGGGGGCTGCACTGGAGCAGGAGTTTGGTGTTCCGGAAATTAAAGCGCCGCAGCCCTATGGGTTTGCCGGGACAGATGCCTGGCTGCGGGAGTTAGCACGGGTTACCGGACGGGAAGAACAGGCCGAGAAATACATTGCAAAAGAACATGCACGTATTGCGCCGCGCCTGCAAGAATTACGAAAACTGCTCCAGGGTAAAAAAGGTTATGTCGCCACTGGCTCAGCTTATGCCCATGGGTTGATTGCGGTTCTAAGGGAGCTGGGGATCGAAGTAAACGGATCCTTGGTTTTTCACCATGATCCCGTATATGATAGTCAGGATACCCGTCAGGATTCGCTGGCTTATCTTGTCGACAATTATGGCGATGTTCCTTCCTTTAGTGTCAGTAATCGCCAGCAATATCAGTTTTATGGTTTGCTTCAAAGAGTACAGCCTGATTTTATCCTTATTCGGCATAACGGTTTGGCACCATTAGCATCCCGTTTGGGAATTCCGGCTGCTCCGTTAGGCGATGAACATCATGCACTGGGTTATCAAGGAATCATTAACTTAGGAGAATCCATTCTGGATATTTTAGCCCATAAAAAATTTCATCAAAATTTGGCTGCGCATGTAAAATTGCCTTATAAAAAAGAGTGGCTGGAGTTGAAAGATCCGTTTGCTTTGGCACGGAAGCCTGCTCAATTTACACAGGAGGAAAGAGCATATGTCTAA
- the nifK_1 gene encoding nitrogenase molybdenum-iron protein subunit beta: MSNVNRAGSDQPQKTNSIQQVRYVCSIAAMHSASAIPRVIPITHCGPGCADKQFMNVAFYNGFQGGGYGGGSVVPSTNASEREVVFGGAERLSELIEASLKILDADLFVVLTGCISDLVGDDIGSVVSEFQAKGVPIVYAETGGFKGNNFTGHELVTRAIIDQYVGDYTGDKERGLINVWSLLPYHNTFWRGDLTEIKRILEGVGFRVNILFGPESQGVSEWKSIPKAQFNLVLSPWLGLQTAQHLEEKYGQPYLHIPVIPIGAMETSDFLRKVVNFAGLDSHIAENFIANEEATYYRYLEDFSDFYAEYWWGLPAKFGVIGDSAYNLALTKFLVNQLGLIPGKQIITENPPEEYRESIQIQYQTIADDVATEVSFEEDSYIIHQTLRHTNFGHKPPIIFGTTWERDLVKELKGAIVEVGFPSSYEVVLSRTYVGYRGALTLLEKIYTTTVGASA, encoded by the coding sequence ATGTCTAACGTGAATAGAGCGGGTAGTGACCAACCGCAGAAAACCAACTCAATTCAGCAAGTTCGCTATGTTTGTTCTATTGCAGCTATGCATAGTGCTTCGGCCATTCCCCGGGTCATTCCCATTACTCATTGCGGACCCGGATGTGCGGATAAGCAGTTTATGAATGTTGCTTTTTATAACGGCTTCCAGGGCGGTGGTTATGGAGGCGGATCTGTTGTACCCAGTACAAATGCCAGTGAGAGGGAGGTGGTATTTGGTGGGGCGGAAAGACTGAGTGAGTTAATTGAGGCCTCACTCAAAATCTTGGATGCTGATCTGTTTGTGGTTCTCACAGGGTGTATTTCTGACTTGGTAGGTGATGATATAGGTTCAGTAGTCAGTGAATTTCAGGCTAAGGGTGTGCCGATCGTTTATGCTGAGACCGGCGGATTTAAAGGGAACAATTTTACCGGGCATGAGCTGGTGACACGGGCGATTATTGATCAATATGTGGGGGATTATACAGGCGATAAGGAGCGTGGATTGATCAATGTTTGGTCTTTATTACCCTACCATAATACTTTTTGGCGCGGCGATCTTACTGAAATTAAGCGAATATTAGAGGGTGTAGGCTTTCGTGTGAATATTTTATTTGGTCCTGAGTCTCAAGGAGTCTCGGAATGGAAATCTATTCCCAAAGCACAATTTAACCTGGTCCTTTCACCCTGGCTTGGTCTTCAGACCGCTCAACATCTTGAAGAAAAATATGGGCAACCTTACTTGCATATTCCGGTCATCCCAATTGGTGCAATGGAAACAAGTGATTTTTTACGTAAAGTCGTTAATTTCGCCGGGCTTGACAGCCATATAGCTGAAAATTTTATTGCCAATGAAGAAGCTACTTATTACCGTTATCTCGAGGATTTCTCCGATTTTTATGCAGAATACTGGTGGGGATTGCCTGCTAAATTTGGTGTTATTGGCGATAGTGCCTATAACCTTGCCTTGACAAAGTTTTTGGTCAACCAATTGGGGCTGATTCCTGGTAAACAAATTATCACCGAGAACCCGCCGGAAGAATACCGGGAAAGTATTCAAATTCAATATCAAACGATCGCGGATGATGTTGCTACTGAAGTCAGTTTTGAGGAAGATAGTTATATCATTCACCAAACCCTGCGTCATACTAATTTTGGGCACAAGCCCCCTATTATTTTTGGTACTACCTGGGAAAGAGATTTGGTGAAGGAATTAAAAGGCGCTATCGTTGAAGTCGGATTTCCGTCCTCTTATGAGGTTGTTCTTTCGCGTACTTATGTTGGCTATCGGGGAGCACTTACTTTGCTGGAAAAAATCTATACCACAACAGTTGGCGCGAGCGCGTAA
- a CDS encoding MFS transporter, with protein sequence MKNKYIILCNVCLGTVLTSYVTSCINIALPNIMQSLGFNLDSIVWVSLGYLLPYGSMLPLTGTLGDQFSPRRMYIIGLIIFTIATLFCGLSTNATMLICFRILQGCGAAMLLPNAMSIVAITFAAEDRSKALGLWSAMSALGTAAGPTIGGYIIEIFSWHAIFFSVIPLAAIGLALSFFVLPKSDDAQPSDVDYLGAALLLTGVSTFLLALNQGQQEGWSSFYITTLFFISTAALLLFPLIELYVKHPIVDMTLFKNHNFVISNIVGCISILVMYAGVFLLPFFLKTVLGYDSIRAGLTMLPLSAAMLLTSPIGGWLVGRIGTRIPATVGFIMLGIALSLFHFIDPAYSSMHFHLRLLLFGVGLGLTMSPLTSCVVESVPEKKIGAASGVLNLCRIIGGGLGVVIASTLLNTRTVHHTHHLTEFIQPNYHAGNELTALMNQLWGKEGMSNTMIIDAVHGIFTGNGLSLSQYTELKIILINLVHRQAAIQSFQDVFLVLAALCFLCLPFTVLIKSNCHVTIR encoded by the coding sequence ATGAAAAATAAATACATCATTTTATGCAATGTGTGCTTAGGAACTGTTTTAACATCTTATGTAACAAGCTGCATCAACATTGCCTTACCGAATATCATGCAATCATTAGGCTTTAATTTGGATTCGATTGTCTGGGTTTCACTGGGTTATTTATTGCCTTATGGCAGCATGCTGCCGCTCACCGGGACTTTAGGCGATCAATTCAGCCCGCGAAGAATGTACATTATCGGACTTATTATCTTTACGATCGCAACCTTGTTTTGTGGTTTATCCACCAACGCCACCATGTTGATTTGTTTCCGTATCTTGCAAGGCTGCGGTGCCGCCATGCTGCTCCCAAATGCAATGTCCATTGTCGCCATAACATTTGCCGCAGAAGATCGCAGTAAAGCCCTTGGGCTATGGAGTGCCATGTCGGCACTGGGAACGGCAGCAGGCCCAACGATCGGCGGTTATATCATTGAAATATTCAGCTGGCACGCCATCTTTTTTTCAGTCATCCCGCTTGCCGCTATCGGCCTGGCTTTGTCATTTTTTGTCTTGCCAAAATCAGATGACGCTCAGCCGTCAGATGTTGATTACCTGGGAGCAGCACTTCTTTTAACCGGGGTAAGTACTTTCCTGCTGGCACTGAATCAAGGCCAGCAGGAAGGCTGGTCTTCATTTTATATCACCACATTATTCTTTATATCGACAGCTGCATTACTATTATTCCCTCTCATAGAGTTATATGTTAAACACCCTATTGTTGATATGACATTATTCAAAAACCATAATTTTGTGATATCAAATATTGTTGGCTGCATTTCCATCCTAGTGATGTATGCCGGAGTGTTTTTATTGCCCTTCTTCCTTAAAACAGTTTTGGGCTATGATTCCATACGAGCAGGACTGACCATGCTACCCCTTTCTGCAGCAATGTTGCTCACTTCGCCTATTGGGGGCTGGCTGGTTGGCAGAATTGGCACCCGCATACCCGCCACAGTCGGTTTCATCATGCTTGGCATAGCCTTATCGCTATTTCACTTTATTGACCCCGCTTATTCATCCATGCATTTTCACCTACGGCTATTGTTATTTGGTGTTGGACTAGGATTAACCATGTCTCCCTTAACCAGTTGTGTGGTTGAATCAGTACCGGAGAAAAAAATTGGTGCAGCTTCCGGAGTTCTCAACCTATGCCGGATTATCGGCGGCGGCCTTGGTGTAGTCATCGCGTCTACTTTGTTAAATACGCGCACCGTCCATCATACTCATCATTTAACTGAATTTATCCAGCCAAATTATCATGCAGGCAATGAGCTTACCGCCTTAATGAATCAACTATGGGGCAAAGAGGGAATGAGTAATACCATGATCATTGATGCAGTTCACGGTATATTCACCGGCAATGGTCTATCGCTCTCTCAATATACTGAGCTTAAAATCATTTTGATTAACCTGGTCCACCGTCAAGCTGCTATTCAATCCTTCCAGGATGTCTTTCTTGTTCTCGCGGCACTTTGTTTCCTCTGCCTACCATTCACCGTCTTAATAAAATCGAATTGTCACGTGACAATTCGCTAA
- a CDS encoding secretion protein HlyD: MGEIQGRKIHKRYILAIASLLIIVFLFGCLLWWVRASRFVSTDDARVKGTIVTVSPKIAGRIKQILATEGDNVQEGQIIVTLESEELELQVSQATANLAAVKARLAVAKTGNRPQEIAQAWANLNQAQANLTNASKKNERSRELYHQGAMSAQQRDTDETAFDIAKAQYQSALQSYQLAAEGSREEDISYAEAQVAQAEAILKNAQLQLSNTVITAPVAGTIAIKATQAGEIVSSGQSLFLITNLNDVWIAANIEETHIGKIKVGQTVKFTIDAYSGQEFVGKVSEVGSATSSQFSLLPAENSSGNFTKITQRLPIKIKALDTAPGELKPGMSAIIQISIQ; the protein is encoded by the coding sequence ATGGGTGAAATACAGGGCCGCAAAATTCACAAACGCTATATTTTAGCAATTGCGAGTTTACTTATTATCGTTTTTCTCTTTGGTTGTTTATTATGGTGGGTACGAGCAAGCCGCTTTGTATCAACTGATGATGCACGGGTAAAAGGCACAATTGTAACAGTAAGTCCTAAAATTGCCGGACGGATTAAACAGATCTTAGCCACAGAGGGAGATAACGTCCAAGAAGGTCAAATTATTGTTACACTTGAAAGCGAAGAACTTGAATTGCAAGTTAGCCAGGCAACAGCCAACTTAGCGGCTGTAAAGGCTAGGCTTGCTGTTGCCAAAACCGGAAACCGTCCACAAGAAATCGCCCAAGCTTGGGCCAACTTAAATCAGGCCCAGGCAAACCTCACAAATGCCTCTAAAAAAAATGAGCGTTCTAGAGAACTCTATCATCAAGGTGCGATGTCAGCCCAGCAGCGTGACACTGACGAAACGGCTTTTGATATTGCCAAGGCACAATATCAATCAGCTCTGCAAAGCTATCAGCTTGCAGCCGAAGGCTCACGCGAAGAAGATATATCCTATGCTGAGGCACAGGTCGCACAAGCAGAAGCCATATTAAAAAATGCTCAATTACAACTTTCCAATACCGTTATCACAGCACCAGTTGCAGGGACAATTGCCATTAAAGCCACTCAAGCAGGTGAGATTGTATCATCTGGTCAATCGCTATTTTTGATTACTAATTTAAACGATGTTTGGATTGCCGCCAATATCGAAGAAACTCATATTGGAAAAATCAAAGTAGGTCAAACGGTAAAATTTACAATCGATGCCTACTCCGGCCAGGAGTTTGTGGGTAAAGTAAGTGAGGTCGGTTCAGCTACCAGCTCTCAATTTTCGCTTCTCCCTGCTGAAAATTCATCAGGAAATTTCACGAAAATCACGCAAAGGCTTCCAATCAAAATAAAGGCGTTAGATACCGCTCCCGGTGAACTTAAGCCAGGAATGTCGGCCATTATTCAAATTTCAATACAATAA
- a CDS encoding transcriptional regulator, producing the protein MSNSNNDLQSWVRSITALYIFRILSDGPAYGNKIAAEIRSRTTDRLNPNTNALYPLLHIMEERGYIIGKWEKPNTRSKRIYTITAGGTARIPFVEQKVRERLNDMELLVDVLREDLLDNQ; encoded by the coding sequence ATGAGTAATTCAAATAACGATCTACAATCCTGGGTTAGGTCTATTACAGCCCTCTACATCTTTCGTATTTTAAGTGATGGTCCGGCATATGGAAACAAAATTGCCGCTGAAATTCGTAGCCGGACTACCGACCGCTTAAACCCAAATACGAATGCACTCTATCCGCTACTACATATTATGGAGGAGCGCGGCTATATCATAGGAAAATGGGAAAAACCCAATACACGCAGTAAACGGATCTATACGATAACGGCTGGCGGTACTGCCCGTATTCCATTTGTCGAACAAAAAGTTCGTGAACGGTTAAATGACATGGAATTATTAGTCGACGTATTAAGAGAAGATTTATTAGATAATCAATAA
- a CDS encoding ABC transporter permease: MKKQVVTWLPVFSAILAIAVDLFVVNAGKHTPAKQPYFFYLLGIILIVFASVAVAAYFNTKAKDWLEERTLFVAATVLFLNVLNITTKKLALLPVIYFPSLDKVLGIIVEDREFLALCLSSSGKLLFTGYFFGAIAGFATGIAVGFSKGAAYWINPLIRILGPIPSTAWIPLVLISFPTTFSASAFLIALAVWFPTTVMTSSGILNVQNAYFEVSSTLGAGKYYQIFKVGVPASMPHMFIGLFNGTCASFITLMTAEMLGVKNGIGWYINWQKEMMAYANVYAGLIIIAITFSILITLLFKVRDHVLVWQKGVIKW, from the coding sequence ATGAAGAAACAAGTTGTTACTTGGTTGCCGGTATTTTCAGCAATTTTAGCTATTGCCGTCGATCTTTTCGTTGTAAATGCCGGCAAACATACTCCGGCCAAACAGCCCTATTTTTTCTATCTTTTGGGCATTATTTTAATAGTTTTTGCGTCCGTCGCGGTGGCAGCTTATTTTAATACCAAAGCAAAAGACTGGTTGGAAGAAAGAACGCTGTTTGTTGCTGCAACCGTTTTGTTTTTAAATGTATTAAATATCACAACAAAGAAGCTTGCTTTATTACCGGTGATCTATTTTCCTTCACTGGATAAAGTATTAGGGATTATTGTTGAGGACAGAGAATTTCTAGCACTTTGCTTGTCATCTTCCGGAAAATTGCTGTTTACCGGCTACTTTTTTGGGGCTATTGCCGGATTTGCTACCGGGATTGCGGTGGGATTCAGTAAAGGAGCGGCTTATTGGATCAATCCACTTATTCGCATTTTGGGACCAATTCCATCTACGGCATGGATTCCGTTAGTACTCATAAGCTTTCCAACAACTTTTTCAGCAAGTGCTTTTTTAATTGCTCTTGCGGTCTGGTTTCCGACAACGGTTATGACCAGCAGTGGGATTTTAAATGTTCAGAATGCCTACTTTGAAGTATCCAGCACCTTGGGGGCAGGAAAATATTATCAAATATTTAAGGTAGGCGTACCGGCATCAATGCCGCATATGTTTATTGGTTTATTTAATGGTACCTGCGCCTCGTTTATCACTTTGATGACTGCTGAAATGCTGGGAGTGAAGAATGGCATTGGCTGGTACATCAACTGGCAGAAAGAAATGATGGCCTATGCCAATGTATATGCCGGTCTGATCATTATTGCAATTACCTTCTCGATATTGATTACACTCCTGTTTAAGGTACGTGATCATGTACTGGTATGGCAGAAGGGAGTTATAAAATGGTAG
- a CDS encoding ABC transporter ATP-binding protein, whose translation MVGEITVEGVIKRFPQQDAEDVIALSGIDLKIEAGEFVSLIGPSGCGKSTLLRLIAGLNGADEGNLYIDGEEISQPSYERGLVFQNPMLFPWLNVHDNVAFGLRARSIYQDNKSEVDKFIELVGLASFHKSYPHQLSGGMAQRVSLARALVNHPKVLLLDEPLGALDAFTRMNMQDELIRIWQERQTTMIMVTHDVDEAIYLSDRVIVMTPRPAKIETCIEVKLSRPRARNNPEFLSLRSKILEILNFAGSVKEPNYYL comes from the coding sequence ATGGTAGGGGAAATAACCGTCGAAGGAGTTATTAAGCGGTTTCCGCAGCAGGATGCAGAAGATGTAATAGCACTTAGTGGTATTGATCTTAAAATTGAGGCTGGTGAATTTGTTTCACTCATAGGACCTTCCGGTTGTGGCAAATCGACGTTGCTGCGCTTGATTGCCGGTTTAAACGGTGCAGATGAAGGGAATTTGTATATTGACGGTGAGGAAATTAGTCAGCCATCTTATGAGCGAGGGCTGGTATTCCAAAACCCTATGCTCTTTCCCTGGCTTAACGTCCATGATAATGTTGCTTTTGGTCTGAGAGCACGCAGTATATATCAAGATAACAAATCTGAAGTTGACAAATTTATTGAGTTAGTTGGTCTGGCTTCTTTCCACAAATCTTATCCTCATCAGTTGTCTGGAGGAATGGCCCAAAGAGTATCCTTGGCGCGGGCTTTGGTTAATCACCCTAAAGTACTGCTGCTTGACGAACCGCTTGGTGCGCTGGATGCTTTTACCCGCATGAATATGCAAGATGAGCTTATTCGAATATGGCAGGAACGGCAAACAACCATGATTATGGTTACTCATGACGTTGATGAAGCCATCTATTTATCTGACCGTGTAATCGTCATGACACCAAGACCTGCCAAGATTGAAACGTGTATTGAAGTTAAGCTGTCAAGGCCAAGAGCGCGTAATAATCCTGAATTTTTAAGTTTGCGATCAAAGATTTTGGAGATCCTGAATTTTGCCGGAAGTGTCAAAGAACCTAATTATTATCTATAA
- a CDS encoding ABC transporter substrate-binding protein, translating to MNLKKKLSVIAVALISSLLLTSCGQKQEAKTEDYVVKIGYSGSLCEAPVHMALEKGFFAEEGLKVDLIKLAPGTAFEAVTAGKTDAGFGLLASLIQPLSNGLPIKVTTGLHTGCDKVLVQKNSGINKLTDLKGKRIGVPSMTSSPIIFAKRALADAGVGVSEKNMEVEFVVFGASDLPIALKNGSIDAIAMNDPTAAVAQKEYDLTNLIDSGVDEPYKHQYCCAAYVSDSLAKDHPELAAKYTRAMQKASAWIQKNPDETAKIQVEKKWVAGNAEFNATVLKTYNYNPSAKGAYDAFGITAKQLQKVGMLAPDVDVETLHKNSFLILNDVQDPIK from the coding sequence ATGAATCTAAAAAAGAAACTGTCCGTTATAGCAGTAGCCTTGATATCAAGCTTACTGTTAACATCATGCGGACAAAAGCAGGAGGCAAAGACCGAGGATTACGTAGTGAAAATCGGCTACAGTGGTAGCTTATGTGAAGCACCAGTGCATATGGCATTGGAAAAAGGTTTTTTTGCTGAAGAAGGATTAAAGGTTGATTTAATCAAACTGGCACCCGGAACGGCTTTTGAAGCTGTTACAGCCGGAAAGACTGATGCCGGATTCGGATTGCTGGCCAGTCTGATTCAGCCGCTTTCCAACGGCCTGCCTATCAAAGTGACAACAGGGTTACATACCGGTTGTGACAAAGTACTGGTTCAAAAAAATAGTGGTATTAATAAGCTTACTGATTTAAAAGGCAAGCGAATTGGCGTACCCAGCATGACCAGCAGTCCGATCATTTTTGCTAAACGGGCACTGGCCGATGCCGGTGTTGGGGTTAGTGAGAAAAATATGGAAGTAGAATTTGTTGTATTTGGTGCCAGCGATCTTCCTATTGCCTTGAAAAACGGTTCAATTGACGCGATTGCCATGAACGATCCCACAGCAGCAGTTGCGCAGAAAGAATATGATTTAACTAACTTGATTGATTCTGGTGTAGATGAACCTTACAAGCATCAATATTGCTGCGCAGCTTACGTAAGTGATAGTTTGGCAAAAGACCATCCTGAACTTGCTGCAAAATATACCCGGGCCATGCAGAAAGCAAGTGCTTGGATTCAAAAAAATCCAGACGAAACAGCCAAAATTCAGGTTGAGAAAAAGTGGGTTGCAGGTAACGCCGAATTTAATGCCACAGTGTTGAAAACTTATAATTACAACCCTTCTGCTAAAGGTGCTTATGATGCTTTTGGAATTACTGCAAAGCAACTCCAAAAAGTTGGCATGCTTGCTCCGGATGTCGATGTAGAAACTCTGCATAAGAACAGTTTCCTCATCTTGAATGATGTGCAGGATCCGATAAAATAA